The following are encoded in a window of Peromyscus leucopus breed LL Stock chromosome X, UCI_PerLeu_2.1, whole genome shotgun sequence genomic DNA:
- the LOC114683590 gene encoding melanoma-associated antigen B2-like translates to MPRGKKSKARAREKRRQTKTGSKELQDTQTMTPEQRESSSSSAHASGGAAPSASSDIFSKLFQELPDATTFSICLASKSSDKSADSRRKKTGNSSRAQHSRKSPRKDLLTRKTEMLMEYMLTKYKQKEPLLREEMLNAVNKRFKEQFPEILKKASNRLDLVFGLELKEVQPNGQSYELVSKLDFQDDGSRSSELGLPNRGILIPLLGVIYLNGYCAPEEEVWHFLKSLGIYDGVPHLIFGDIRKLITEELVQEKYLEYRRVPDGDPPSYQFLWGPKAYAETSQAKVMEFLGNVSETGSSTYPSNYESALMEEDSAHAEGATQKSTKCKTKRRSKTKSSLPTC, encoded by the coding sequence ATGCCCAGGGGAAAAAAGAGTAAGGCCCGGGCTCGTGAGAAACGCCGCCAGACCAAAACAGGGTCCAAAGAGCTCCAGGATACTCAGACCATGACACCAGAGCAAAGAGAgtcatcctcttcctctgctcatgCCTCTGGAGGTGCTGCCCCAAGTGcctcttctgatatcttttccaAGTTGTTTCAAGAATTGCCTGATGCCACCACTTTCAGTATCTGCCTTGCCAGCAAAAGCTCTGATAAAAGTGCTGACAGCCGACGGAAGAAAACTGGGAACTCCTCTAGGGCCCAGCACTCCAGGAAGAGCCCACGGAAGGATCTTCTAACAAGGAAGACAGAGATGCTGATGGAGTACATGCTCACCAAGTACAAACAGAAAGAGCCCCTGTTAAGAGAAGAAATGCTGAATGCAGTCAACAAACGTTTCAAGGAGCAGTTTCCTGAGATCCTCAAGAAAGCTTCCAACCGCTTGGATCTGGTTTTTGGCCTAGAGTTGAAAGAAGTCCAGCCCAATGGTCAATCCTATGAGCTTGTCAGCAAGCTAGATTTCCAGGATGATGGAAGTAGGAGCAGTGAGCTGGGTCTTCCCAACAGGGGCATTCTGATCCCTCTCCTAGGTGTGATCTACTTAAATGGCTACTGTGCCCCCGAGGAGGAGGTCTGGCACTTCCTGAAATCGTTAGGAATCTATGATGGGGTCCCACACCTCATCTTTGGGGATATCAGAAAGCTCATCACTGAAGAGCTAGTGCAGGAAAAGTACCTGGAATACCGTCGGGTTCCTGATGGGGATCCTCCATCCTATCAGTTCCTGTGGGGGCCAAAAGCCTATGCTGAAACCAGCCAGGCAAAGGTGATGGAGTTTCTGGGCAATGTCAGTGAAACTGGCTCCTCTACCTACCCATCCAATTATGAATCAGCTTTGATGGAAGAAGATAGTGCTCATGCTGAAGGTGCAACCCAGAAAAGCACTAAATGCAAGACTAAGAGACGTTCTAAAACCAAGTCCAGCCTTCCTACCTGCTAG
- the LOC114683592 gene encoding LOW QUALITY PROTEIN: insulin-like growth factor 2 mRNA-binding protein 2 (The sequence of the model RefSeq protein was modified relative to this genomic sequence to represent the inferred CDS: inserted 2 bases in 2 codons): MMNKLYIGNLSPAVTADDFRQLFGDRKLPLAGQVLLKSGYAFVDYPDQNWAICAIETLSGKVELHGEIMEVDYSVSKKLRSRKIQIRNIPPHLQWEVLDGLLAECGTVENVEQVNTDTETAAVNVTYATREEAKIAIEKLSGHQFENYSFKISYIPVEEVSSPSPPQRVQRWDHSSREQGHSPGSSSQARQIDXPLRILVPTQFVGAIIGKEGLTIKNITKQTQSRVDIHRKENSGAAEKPVTIHATPEGTSSACRMILEIMQKEADETKLAEEVPLKILAHNGLVGRLIGKEGRNLKKIEHDTGTKITISSLQDLSIYNPERTITVKGAIDACANAEIEIMKKLQEAFKNDMLAVNQQANLIPGLNLSALGIFSTGLSVLPPPAGPRGVPLSAPYHPFATHSGYISSLYPHHHFGPFLHHHSYPEQETVNLFIPTQAVGAIIGKKGVHIKQLAPFAGASIKIAPAEGPDVSERMVIITGPPEAQFKAQGRIFGKLKEENFFNPKEEVKLEAHIRVPXSTAGRVIGKRGKTVNELQNLTSAEVIVPRDQTPDEKEVIVRIIGHFFASQTAQRKIREIVQQVKQQEQKYPQGVASQRSK, translated from the exons ATGATGAACAAGCTGTACATCGGGAACCTGAGCCCCGCCGTCACCGCCGACGACTTCCGGCAGCTCTTCGGGGACAGGAAGCTGCCCCTGGCGGGACAGGTCCTGCTCAAGTCCGGCTACGCCTTCGTGGACTACCCCGACCAGAACTGGGCCATCTGCGCCATCGAGACCCTCTCGGGTAAAGTGGAATTGCATGGGGAAATCATGGAAGTTGATTACTCAGTCTCTAAAAAGCTAAGGAGCAGAAAAATCCAGATTCGAAACATCCCGCCTCACCTGCAGTGGGAGGTATTGGATGGACTGTTGGCTGAGTGTGGGACAGTGGAGAATGTGGAACAAGTCAATACAGATACTGAAACTGCTGCTGTCAACGTCACCTATGCAACCAGAGAGGAAGCAAAGATAGCCATTGAGAAGCTAAGTGGGCATCAGTTTGAGAACTACTCCTTCAAGATTTCCTACATCCCCGTTGAAGAGGTGAGCTCTCCTTCACCCCCTCAGCGAGTCCAGCGTTGGGACCACTCTTCCCGGGAACAAGGCCACAGCCCCGGGAGCTCTTCTCAGGCCAGACAGATTG TTCCCCTGCGGATCCTGGTCCCCACCCAGTTTGTTGGTGCCATCATCGGAAAGGAGGGCTTGACCATAAAGAACATCACTAAACAGACCCAGTCCCGGGTAGACATCCACAGAAAGGAGAActctggggctgcagagaagCCTGTCACCATCCATGCCACCCCAGAAGGGACATCTTCAGCGTGCCGCATGATTCTTGAAATTATGCAGAAAGAGGCTGATGAGACCAAACTAGCTGAGGAGGTGCCTCTGAAAATCTTGGCCCACAATGGCTTGGTTGGAAGACTGATTGGCAAAGAAGGcagaaatttgaagaaaattgaaCATGACACAGGGACCAAGATCACCATCTCATCCTTGCAGGATTTGAGCATCTATAACCCTGAGAGAACCATCACAGTGAAGGGCGCCATTGATGCATGCGCCAATGCTGAGATAGAGATCATGAAGAAGCTGCAAGAGGCCTTCAAAAACGATATGCTGGCTGTTAATCAACAAGCCAATCTAATCCCAGGGTTGAACCTCAGTGCACTTGGCATCTTTTCAACAGGACTGTCCGTGCTTCCTCCACCAGCAGGGCCCCGTGGGGTCCCACTCAGTGCCCCCTACCATCCCTTCGCTACCCACTCCGGATACATCTCCAGTCTGTACCCTCATCACCATTTTGGCCCATTCCTGCATCATCACTCCTACCCAGAGCAGGAGACTGTGAATCTCTTCATTCCAACCCAGGCTGTGGGTGCTATCATCGGGAAAAAGGGGGTGCACATCAAACAGCTGGCTCCATTTGCTGGTGCCTCTATCAAGATAGCTCCGGCAGAAGGTCCAGATGTCAGTGAAAGGATGGTCATCATCACCGGGCCACCTGAAGCCCAGTTCAAGGCTCAGGGACGGATctttgggaagctgaaggaagAAAACTTCTTTAACCCCAAAGAAGAGGTGAAGCTGGAAGCCCACATCCGTGTCC CGTCCACAGCCGGCCGTGTGATCGGCAAAAGGGGGAAAACCGTAAACGAGCTCCAGAACTTGACAAGCGCAGAAGTTATCGTGCCTCGTGACCAAACCCCAGATGAAAAAGAAGTGATCGTCAGGATTATCGGACACTTTTTCGCCAGCCAGACTGCGCAACGCAAGATCAGGGAAATTGTACAGCAGGTGAAGCAGCAGGAGCAGAAATACCCTCAGGGAGTCGCCTCACAGCGCAGCAAGTGA